The Pristiophorus japonicus isolate sPriJap1 chromosome 13, sPriJap1.hap1, whole genome shotgun sequence genome contains the following window.
AAAAGGTAACAGTTGATGTTATTTTATTATATTCTACAGTGAATAATATGACTTCAAACCCATCTTTATTTTTTGTAATATTTCAAAAGAAGCACATCTGAAACCAGCGAAGATTTTGTACAAGGAATTGATGAAACTTCATCCATTTCTGTAATAAGTGTGGCAGTAACGTGGCTAGATTTCGAAGTTGTGATTTGTGTTTTAGTTTTTGAACCAAAACAGAAAGTAGTACAAAGTGTACATCCCCTCGccagctttaattataaatattatttTTAGGTTATATATATATCAATCATCTAAAATAATCTAaaaagaaaaaatatatatatatatacgttcTGGTCTTAAATCTCGAAAGTAGACTTGTGTGAGTCATTTAAGTGACTGTTACAAAATCTAGTCCTTGCAAAATCTTACAATAAATGCACGCGTTAGCCCAGCAGCATTGCAACTTTCTTTGCACACGGGAACAAAGGACAATTATTCTCCTAATTCTGTCCTGCCTCTTTTATTCTAATGAACAGTATACAAGCAGTGTTGTCAGTCCTAATTAGTAGCAAACAATAGAAAAAGTTGTCGCTTTGCTTCTCTCGTATGTAAAGTGCACAATGACGGTTCATTGACTGAGCTTTAACCTTCGATGAATAACACGTCCTGCATTTCACCAATTAAGAACATTCTACCACATCGTAAAATGTATTTAAAAACTTCTGGCAATCGGGCAATCCTTAGTCTAATCTAAGATAACGTATATATTGGTACATGTTCAATGAAATCGCACTTGCAAAATATTTTCAAACCTCTTCAAATTGGTGCTGGGTATTTTTGTATGATTGTGTTAAGAGTAACAATTACAAAATTGATTCTACAAAATTGTCCGAGAATTCACGGGACCGCCAAAAATATTAAGACATTTCTAAGTCGTTAGTTTTTCAAATGCAACTTTTTAATTTTGAACTCTCAAAGCATTTCTTACAAGAACAAAATATCTATGTAACGCTTCAGCGATTTATATGATTAATTTAATTGCATAAAACATACCTTCGTTTTAAATAGGTCACCGTGAGTCTGCAGTTTTCACAATCATCACGTTACCATGGGCTTGACAAGTGTCATTTATTCACATTTCACAGCACCAACAAAAAAGGTGGGGGGGACGACTTCTATGTAAACAAGTTAAATATAAGAATCTGTGTAAAACGCAAAATAGTTTGAACCAAAGAGTAAACCGCAGCGAGACAGCGGCTTCAGAACATACTCCAGTTCCAACTTTCAAAAATAGAAAAATCAATGTGCGGCAAGATGTCGAGTGCTTTAATACTTATTAGAAGGTATATATCGCATAACAGCCCAACGACCTCCCCTGATTCTTGTACATTTTTTCTCGAGTATATCAAAAGTTCGTGCATGGACAAACGGTTGGAAGCGACGTTTCTGGTTTTGGAACAGGATCTTTGACCGCTGGTTGAGTCGAAGCGCATCCGTTTTAAAGTCACTGCCAGTGCTCGGAAGAAACGCATCCTGTTTCAGTTCCAGTGTATTGTCAGATCACTAGTGCATAAAATAAAGGAGTTGTGCGGGATCCCCTTGGCTTACATCGTACTGTACTAAACaaatctgatttaaaaaaaaaagaatacgACACAATTAAAGGTACAACAAATCATCAGTGACCAGACCCGATTGTGGAAAGTCAGCTCGATTTTATCCTAGTAATGTTCAACAAATATATCAGTAGTCTATACTTATATACCAGCCTAAGCGTCGAATTGTAAATGAAAAGTATAGCTCGGAACAAGCGCCAGGTTATTTTTACAGCAGAGTAAGCATTCAATGACTGGTAGCTATTCTTCGAAGAACTACAGCCAGTGACTTGAAGCAACTTTCAAATTCAATGGAGCGTCCCAGCATTGGGCCTACCTCTGTTCGCGCTGGAATCAGTTAAGATATTTTAGTGGATATTGCTGTACATTTTACGAGAGGACTTTATATGAACGTAAGGCTCCAAAGAATGTAACTTTCGCAAAACCAATGAATTGGGAGGGTTGGGTGGGAACGTTATTAACTTTCACTCACCTTACCTCTTCAGCACAGCTCTGAAGGCTGTTCTCACTTTCTCTTCTTGGTGCAGTAGACATGTTTCGGTGATATCTGCTGATCGGAGATCAGTTTTCACATTTCTCACAAATCCTGAAAAACACAATTCGTTTTACAATACGTTTACGTCCAAATATCAAAATATTCAGAAATAAGAagaaaaacgtgcatttatatagcgcctttcacaaacaccggacgcttcaaagcgctttacagccaatgaagtacttttgaagtgtagtcactgttgtaatataatgtAATGTAATAATGAACAACTTAAGTTACCAGTCCTTCTTCCGTAGCTAAATTTTTATACACACACGCGCAATaaggtaggtagatagatagatagatgggtaGTTAGGTAGGTAGGTAGATAAATAGATGGGTAGGTAGATGGGTAGATAGATAGATATCTAGATAGATAAATGGGTAGGTAGATAAATAGATAAATATatgggtagatagatagatagatagatagatagatagatagatattttgTGACTCTAATTCAATCTGGAACACGATGTTCTGTGTATTTGGTTATACTACGATAATGATAGCAATACTCGGCAATAAAGCACAGTTTGTAAAATTGTGGCACAACGTTTACAGTTTGAAATCGGTGTTTATCTCCTATTACTGCGCGATTTCCAAGCACATTCCATGCTATAGCTACGTCACGAAGTAGACTGGAAGCTAAGTGTTCGGTGTAATTAAGAGATGCCTTCATTTACATCTTGAAAATAACACATagcacgttgagggaaagggggcgTTGGGCTGTTATTATATCGCCTTTCAGCTGCGTGTCCTGCCATTTTCACATTTTAAGGCACAGCTGGTGCGGCTGGAGATACAGCGAACGTTCAGGTACCTTCAGTCCCTGATGTGTACTGACAGTTGTCTAGTGCAGGGTATGAAGCACAGTGCAGCTGACCAGTGGCTACAAGCGTTTGCAAGTTGAATGCAGAAGTTCTCAGAATGCGGGCTGCTTGTGAAGAGTCTCCGAGAGAAATTATATCATCTACTTGGCTCACCGTGCCCTGGGACGGCCTTACCTCCGCGCAGTACCTCCCTGTCCGGGACTGGCCACTCTGACAACCCACCAGAGTATTGGAGGCTGCTGTGTGTGCCAGAGACCAAATCCTCGGCTTCTCTGCTGTCCCAAAGCGCTGCGGGAGATTATTCCTTGCTATTGAAACAAGTGGCTTATTCGTTATCGTTTCTAGAAAGTCAGACCCAAGGGTGGAATTGTTTTTCGAACAGGAGAAGGTGTGTTGATTGCTTTGAGGCGACACATTGCAGTCACTTTCCTCAGACTCCGCCAGACCTCTCCTTGGGTTGACCTCACTTGGTGTCTTTTCTTGGTCACTTTCAAGTTTTTCTGATTCATCATCTTCCAAATCGTCCAGATCACTCAATCTCAACTCTTTGTCATTTCTGTATTCTTTCTCATCTGTGTGCACATTCAAAAATATTAACATTTCTTTCTGTAATGTTTATGTTTACTTTATTTTTTTTACCATTGAACAACTTTTGAAGCATCCCTTTCTTAACATTGTAAGGACAAATCTGAATAATCCTTACCTTACAAAGTAGTACGCAATCTATATGGGGTTATCAGGACTCTGGTATCTAAAGGATGTCGAATTTGTTCATATTATGATGATCTATTAGTACTTTCTGTTAGATTTCTGAAACTTTTCTGAACTTTCCAATTGCACCTCACATTTAAGTTTCCCCCCAGTTATTTAATAATATAATTACATTTATGAAAGACAATCTATTGAGTCAAGGTCTGCGCGCTTGTATAGGTTCAGGTTATGCCCAAATAGTATATTACATAGTGCATGTGTTTGTAAATATGTGAAGTCCCACCGTTATCCATGCTATCTGTGGCATATTCCTCCCCGTCCTTTTTCTCGCGTTCCTCTTTCTTGTCATCCCCTCCTTTGTTTCTGGGTGACCAGGTCATCTTATTCTCCTTCTTCAACCTCCTCCTGGCGTTAGCAAACCAGGTGGACACTTGAGTCAGCGTCATCTTGGTGATGATAGCCAGCATGATCTTCTCGCCTTTGGTGGGATAAGGGTTCTTTCTATGCTCGTACAGCCAAGTCTTCAGAGTGCTTGTAGTTTCTCGGGTCGCATTCTTGCGTCGAGTGCTGCCATTGAAGTCCATGGTGCCGCATCTAAAAATAGGAATAAGATCAAAATCATCCCTTCCATTAAACAAAGAGTGCACGGGCATTTGACGGGCAGTAGATGGCAAAACTAAAGATCACTAAACACATTTAACTCCAAATCCTAATAATAAAAAAGTGCTTCCTCTCAATCATCTTTTTGATCTGGGGATGTTTGTTTTGATCAAAGGACCTACCTATCATACTGGTACTGCCCCAAGGAGTGCTCGTACGGGTAGTAAGCAGCTGTCGGAGCAATTCCCGAGTGCAAACTCCCAGTGCCATCTTTAATTTCATACTGCGAATTCTGCAGGGGAGGgatggtggggtggcggggggggggggggggggggtgagaagaacaCACAAAATAgtcaaaagttttttttaaccatAGTTCAAACGTGGGCGGCTTCGGCACATCAAACACTATAAAGGAATGGTGGTGGAAAGTCTTCTGATGTTCCCCATGGCCGCTACTCACCAGTGAGGAGTAGAGAGCAGAAGGCTCTGTGCTGTATGCAAGGTAGTTCCCGTAGCCCTGGCTGGCTGCAGTTGCATAGGGAGAGCTGCTGTACATGCCCAGCGCCGCGGCAGCTGCGCTGATCTCGGTCCTGGCGTTGGCCAGCAGTCGGTTATCATAGGAAGGGCAGCAAATGGCAGTCTGGGCCGGCCCAGCGGAGCTTTCAGACCCAGATCTGGAGCCGGCTTCACAACACGTCGTGCTGGGACTCGCTGACACGAAAAACTGGACGCAGAAAAGAATGAAAGGAGCAACCGTCATTTCAGCCGGAACACGGATCAGCCGAACAAACATTATAAAGAGTAGGAAAAGGCAGCGATGGATGCAGCAGTCGATATGCCTCGAAGCCAAATGCATTCAAAATAGATGACAAAAGCAGCATAAAGTGGAATTCCAGCAGAGTAAAGATATAGCAGGAGGAGAGAGTTTACATAGCAACGTTAGCGTTATGCGGTGGCATTGTGAAAATAAAACTAGTGTAAATTATTAAGGAAGCACGACagtaaaacataaaggcagaatgccTTGCGATTCATGCTTAAGCGGAAGATAAAAGTATTTAAAGGCACATGCACGTTTCGGAAAATGCAGGGAAAATAATTATTGTTGCTGTGCAAATAGGCAAATAATAACGAAACAATGCAGTTTGAGGAACTGGCTATAGGGAGCGGGTGGTATacaaaaaactgcaaatgcaaaaTGCAATCAAACCAGCAAGAAATATTGAGCACAGAGATAACTACCTGGAGGAAACTATGTAATCAATACCATGCAAGTCAAATGAATAAGGTGTCAATGTGGTCAGAGAATGATAAAATATGTAAGTAACCTTATCCAGAAATAGTGCAACTTATTGCAGGTGTAGCATATAAGTCAAAAAGTAATGGTAAATAATAAGAGTAAATAATGGTCTGTTGCAGAATATTATGCAAGTATCAAGAAAACTGGCGAATTCAACATACAAACACGAAATAAATAATGCACCGTGAAAATTGCGACTCTATAAAAGGGGGGCTTGGTATATATAACGCATTATATAGAGAAAGTGAAACAGTTTCCAAAAAATACTAACGCGCAAAAGAATAGAGCGTAACGCCGAGCGTAGGTTAAACGGGTGCTAATCGCTGTCCATCCTTACCTGTGAAGTCGGGTTGTAGGGATATCCGAATTGAGAGAACGACATCGCTGCTCCTTTTGTTACCATAGGCAATATTTCTTTCTGATTGATTGTAATCAAACCTAGTTCAAAATGTGGCTTCTTCCAGATAAACGTGCACGCATGGCCTTTGGCTTAATAATAAAtgattcaattataaatctgaagaCGCCGTAAGCGGGCAGTTCAAAGCCTATCGGTGTTCATCTCAAGGCAAAATTATCGATTATATTTAGCTGAAGAGGGTTAAAAAGACATAACGGAAGTGCTGCCAGATATCGAGTCTGCCGGTTGCATTATTTGCTGGTCTATAGTTCTTTAGCGTTCATCCATGGAAGAGTATCAAAGTGACGTCACATTAATCCCGAATCGACATGACAGAAAGGATATAATAATGTCTTTGCCAATCATATTTAACATCTAATATTCTTAGATGCATTCAACACTTGTTTCTAATGTTTTCAGGTTGTTTTCTGATGTACACCGTCGGCTGCTGAAGTACTTGGAAGCCTTATTGTCACTTTACAACATTACAAAATATACAGAATTAAAAGGTCACAGCAACAACAATGTTTCGGAAACCTCGGTGAATTGAAAGGTTGTCTTCAAATGCGGCATTTTGTACCAGTGCACCTATTAGAAATGTCTTCAATGCCCAACTCAACGTAAAGGGATATATCTGAACATCATTCAGTTCAACTTCACTTAAATACAATTGAACTACTTAAAACATCTCTTCTGTACAAATCATATTAACACGTGTTCAGATTTAGTATCTTCAATGCAGTTTCATCTCTAAGTTATTTTAAATCACTCCCAATCTCTTATTTTTAATGTACTCAAATTCATAATGAGGTCACTATCTTTATAAAGTAACATTTCTCCCTTAAAAACATCGAGATGGTGGTAATCAGCATGAGTTTGAATAGGGATGAAAATATACAGTCCAACCCGTATGTGTGCTCAGGCCATATTCTGTTGTAGAATGTGGGCCACACGCTGTTTTTCGTGAGCTCCTAATTCCAACCATTTTCGCCTTAATTGATTTATTTCGTGACAGCCCATCTTTCTGCTCTTTCCACGGCGTTCTGAAACAAAGTTCTAAAGACGTCAACCAAAATGAAAATCAGAGCGAAGATGCAATAAATTAAAGTTCAAGCTGACACAGAACAGGCGAGGGAGGTGTGCAGTACCCAGGAGAGACAATTGTTTAACCTCGTCCACTAGACGACAGCTAATAATCAAAAAAATGGAAGCGGAGCCTTTGGGTGTCCTGGAGCAGACTCCCTCTCTCTCAAACCGTCCGATCCATGGCCAAAGGGCCAGCCACTAATTAATGATGATGATGTATCCATTTTTCTCTATTAGAGCCAGAAATGGTCCCCAAAGAAATGAATATATGGCTTTGACAGGTCAATGGTGGGTGATTGATGGCTGCCTTGAGACCGGCGTGCCCATTATGAGCAGTGCGTAATTGCATCAATTAACAAATGGAAATTGGGGAGTTGTTTAACCAACGACTTACACCGGGAAAAAAAAATCAGCCTTTCAGCTCCGATCATCCAGACAAAGTTTTCGCTCGTCACTCAGAGCTATCTGCTCTGGTCTAATTATGGCCGGCGAGAATAACGATTTGCAATATGTTTAAATTAATGAAAGTGCTGTAGGCTTTTACGCGAGGTGTAAGGTCGCTCGGATATCCATCATCTTCAAACTTTTAACCAGACTTGGAACCCTTAAAACACGTACATTTTGAGGACAATTTATTTTGAAATGAACAAAAGATTGCAATCCCCATTCCAGACGGACATGCCCCGTCCAGGCAGCGTTCCCCTCCGCTCCCGTCCTTGCCGTTTCATCGCTCTGTTTAACTGTAGAATTTTACTTTCGAAGTCCCCGAACTTCTAAGGAATTCTTGGGGATCATTGTGCAAAACTTGCCGGCGATTATTGGGTTAATCTTCCCCCCTTACTTTTTCGCCCTTTAACAGATTCCAATATCTGCCTCCAACGTCTGACCTTTCAGTCGTGTCCCTCTCTCCTATGTATCCACCTATAATTAACATGTCACGCTTATTATTGATTATGAAACTTGTTATAAACTTCACCAGCTAAATGGGACAGGTTCTGCAGTAAACACATAACAAACATATCTCAGCCATTTATTTCCAAGCAAAGTAAAGGGGCAAAGAAGCCCTTGTCACTTGGGCAGtactatgtggtgtatttggtcttttgcACTCTTCCGGGCGCGGTTAGATCTGTTCAACGCCACAGATCACTCGCTGTGCCGGCCCGGCGAAGAGCTTGAAAGaggtgccccccaccccaccctccgtgGCCCCGTCTTGTCAAAAGCCGTCCACCGCGTCTCGCCGTAATTACCAGCTTCCTCTAACAGTGGCGCAAGAGAGCTGCTGCTGCACCACAATAAAGTGTCCAAATTCGTAATCAGATCAAATAGCGGAAGGTGTAACTACAGCAGCGCTCTTTAATGGGATTTAAAAGTAGATCAACGTCCGATTGATTGTCCTAGAAATATCATGGCAACAATTTCAGTTCTTTTATTATGTCTCTGATACATTACAATAAATCTGTTTTACCAATGGACCTCTGCAAATTTAGCAGAAAAAGCTCCAGTCCAGTGAATTCTAAAAAATAATTAAAGCGACTAAACTAGGAATATTCATACTTTAATGAAATAAATATTTGCAAATTGTTGTCGTCAATGTACTTAAAAATAAATTATCCGTTTAAAGCTATTTAATAGATGTTCTCCAAATATATCAATACACTCagtcaagaacaacttgcatttataaagcgcctttaatgtagaaaaaaagtCCCAGTGTGCTGCACAGGAGGCGTTATTAGACTACGCTTGACATCaagccaaagaaggaaacattgGGACAGTCTTCAAGGAAGAGAAAAAGGTGGGGAGGGTGAGCTAAAACAAAGAGCTCTATTTAGCAAAGTTTCCTGGGATCGGTAATGATGTACACTGTAAACAGATATAGAAATAGATATCAAGAATGTTTAATTCTGGTTTCACACACGTCCACAGATTATTGCGTAACCGACATAGAGGATTTTAATATTCCCAAAACCAGTACCCACTCTGTTCAAAAACTAACCCTAAACGGCGACAGTAAAATCCAAAGGGAGGCAAAGGAAGGAGCTGTCAAAAGTCTTCACTTCGGGATCTTTTCGTGTCGTCCAAAGTCTGGACTCCATGCGCGCCATGATAGTCAATGTGGACTAATGTTAAGACCATGATAGTTTGTTTTAACTTGTTTTTAGATCAAAAGTAGGATTAGTAAAACAGATTAGATCAAACATGCAGTTGTTAAAGGGTTTGTTGTTTATTATTACTTTGGTTATTTTATTCCTATTCTATAATAATCGCCTTTAAAACTCCATTTCCTGATACAACTATTCCTGTCAGAATAACAAACGGTTGTTCTCTTAATATTTGCTTTGTGacaaacataagaacgtaagaaataggagcaggagtaggccatacggcccctcgagcctgctccaccatttaatatcatggctgatctgatcatggactcaggtcccacccgctccccataaccacttatcccctaatcgtttaagaaactgtctatttctgtcttaaatttattcaatgacccagcttccacaggtctctgaggcagcgaattctacagatttacaacgctctgagagaacaaatttctcctcatctgttttaaatgggtgtccccttattctaagatcatgccctctagttctagtctcccccatcagtggaaacatcctctctgcatccaccttgtcaagccccctcataatcttataggtttggataagatcacctctcattcttctgaattccaatgagtagaggcccaacatactcaacctttcctcataagtcaaccctctcatccccagaatcaacgagtgaaccttctctaaactgcctccaaagcaagaatatcctttcttaaatatggaaaccaaaactccacgcagtattgtaggtgtggcctcaacaataccctgtacaactgtagcaagacttccctgcttttatactccatcccctttgcaataaaggccaagattccattggccttcctgatcacttgctgtacttgcatactaaccttttgtgtttcatgcacaagtacacatcaatgacataatttaaaaaaaactttgtttACAGATTGCATTGATATTAGATAAATTGAGGGAAACAAATCGTTACTAATTTGAATAAAACCTACCATTCTGTGACAATATTTAAACACTTCTGGTTAGAGGCACAATGGGGGTGGGGACACAACACGAGCACCGTAAGTTAGTAAGTAATTGACATGCTGCGTACATTACCTGAAGTTATTGTCCGTGCTAATGTTACTCTGTGATGCTGCAACACATCTTGGGGATAGCGCTTGAATGCACAAGTGCAGCTGGACAGGGCATACATAATTTATGTTGACCGGTCTCTGTACAGTAAATAGCAGTGAACAAGAAACATTTTAAAAGAGAGGTGAATACTAGCTTTTATAGCAAGCTCCAAAGCCCTCTCTGAATTTTCCTCACTCTCTGATCTGTTGACTGATTGCTTCAACGGGCTTCATGAATTATCGTTCATGCATTTTATCTGTCCAAGAAGTCTTTGTAGCAGAGGTTCCCACCCACAGCTGTAAAGTGTAATAGTGCTCAATGCTCGCTTCTGTGTGACAACCCAATGGAAGTCACATCGCAGTAAGCACCTGCAGTCACATAGTGATAACGGGAATCACTAAGACTGTCCAAAAACAGGTTTGCACCCTTACAATCATTGGTACATTTAGACATTCTAACTTAGAATTTCAAGCAGGTGAACAAGCTTTGGCTTCCTTGTTATTATCCTTTTACACGTTGTCTCTTCTACTGAACACTCACAAAGTTATATTTAAATAATACAGTTCGCAATTAGTAGGTCACGGTGACTATGGAGAAAGGAGTCAAATTGTATATTTAATGGGAAATAGTGGCGCTCTCATCAAGACTCGAACACCAAAGACCAAGCGCAGAGTTCTGGGCAGGGTTATATGTTTAGGTCTAAATATACTTGAACAATCTGGCTTCCTCGGTTCACCACGCAGTTTCCTATAGCGAATGCCACACATATCAGATTTTATGGCGCTGTAATAAAAAaacaacagaaaatgatggaaatatatAGCAGATCCGCCAGCGAATGACAAGTTAACGTTTGAGTGGAGATCCCTCATCCCAATTTGAAAACGGCGCATTTCCAgtgttttctgattttatttcagattttcagcattggtAATTTATTTATTGATGTGGTACCTGAACACTGTCAGATCAACAGAGCGTACT
Protein-coding sequences here:
- the irx6a gene encoding Iroquois homeobox protein 6a, translated to MVTKGAAMSFSQFGYPYNPTSQFFVSASPSTTCCEAGSRSGSESSAGPAQTAICCPSYDNRLLANARTEISAAAAALGMYSSSPYATAASQGYGNYLAYSTEPSALYSSLNSQYEIKDGTGSLHSGIAPTAAYYPYEHSLGQYQYDRCGTMDFNGSTRRKNATRETTSTLKTWLYEHRKNPYPTKGEKIMLAIITKMTLTQVSTWFANARRRLKKENKMTWSPRNKGGDDKKEEREKKDGEEYATDSMDNDEKEYRNDKELRLSDLDDLEDDESEKLESDQEKTPSEVNPRRGLAESEESDCNVSPQSNQHTFSCSKNNSTLGSDFLETITNKPLVSIARNNLPQRFGTAEKPRIWSLAHTAASNTLVGCQSGQSRTGRYCAEVRPSQGTVSQVDDIISLGDSSQAARILRTSAFNLQTLVATGQLHCASYPALDNCQYTSGTEGFVRNVKTDLRSADITETCLLHQEEKVRTAFRAVLKRFV